DNA sequence from the Fuscovulum ytuae genome:
GATTGACCCGAGGAGCATGAGGTCGGAATGACGTTGATCAGAACCCTCACCCCCGTGATTGCGCTGGCGCTTGGCCTGATGGCCGGGGCCAGTGCGCCCGTGTTGGCCCAATCGCAGGGGCCGCTGCGGATCACCATCACGGATGGTGTGATCGAACCCTTGCCCTTCGCGGTTCCGATGTTTGTGGCCGAGAATGGCGCGGCTGCGGATTATGCGGCGAATATCACGCGGGTGATCGCTGCCGATCTGGCCGGAACGGGCCTGTTTCGGGAAATACCGGCCGAGGCCCATATCGCGCGGGTGACAAGCTTTGATGCGGGCGTGTCCTTCCCGGATTGGCAGGCGATCAATGCGCAGGCCCTGATCGTGGGCGCGGTGAGCGCGTCGGGCGGCCAGATTGTTGTGAAGTTCCGGCTGTTTGATGTGTTCAGCGGCCAGCAAATGGGGGACGGACTGCAATTTGCCGGCACGCCCGACACATGGCGGCGGATGGCGCATAAGGTGGCGGACGCGGTCTATAGCCGGATCACGGGCGAAGGCCCCTATTTCGACAGCCGCGTCGTTTATGTTGCGGAAAGCGGGCCGAAGAACCAGCGGGTGAAGCGGTTGGCAGTCATGGATTACGATGGGGCGAATGCGGCCTATCTGACGGATGGCGCGTCCATCGTGCTGGCACCGCGGTTTTCGCCGACGGGCAACCAGATCCTGTTCACAAGCTATGAATCCGGCTTCCCGCGCATCTATCTGATGGATCTGGGATCTCTTTCGGTGCAGGCCTTGGCGCAGACGGAAGGCAACATGACCTTCGCGCCGCGCTTTGCCCCCGATGGGCGGACGGTGGTCTTCAGCCTTGAACGGGGCGGGAATTCGGACATCTACGCGCTGGACATCGGCAGCGGGCAGGTGCGGCAGCTGACCAATTCGCCGTCGATCGAGACGGCGCCAAGCTTTTCGCCTGATGGCAGCCAGATCGTCTTTGAAAGCGACCGGACGGGGTCCCAGCAGCTTTATGTGATGCCCGCAAGCGGGGGCGAGGGGCGGCGGATTTCCAATGGACCGGGGCGCTATGGCACGCCGGTCTGGTCGCCGCAGGGGGATTACATCGCGTTCACCAAGCAGAATGCGGGGCGGTTCCATATCGGCGTCATGCGGACGGATGGCAGCGAAGAGCGGCTTTTGACGGCGTCCTTCCTTGATGAAGGCCCGACTTGGGCACCGAATGGCCGCGTGATCATGTTCACCCGCGAAAGCGCAGGTGCGGGCGGGCAGGCAGCGCTGTTCAGCGTGGACATCTCGGGGCGGAACCTTCGGCAGATTCCCACCGATGGCCCGGCTTCGGACCCGGCATGGTCGCCGCTTCTGCCCTAAGGAATGTTGCGCCGCCGATTCACATGGCGGCGCGAAGATGCTATGGTTTCGGCCAATCGAGCCAAGAACACCAAAAAGGAACACTGAACCATGACGCTTCTACCCAAGGCCCTTCTCGTGGTCGCCGTCCTTGGACTGGCGGCTTGCAATAATCCTGACCGTTTCGGCGCGGGCGGTGCCGGTGGCGCCGGTGGCGCGGGTGGTCTGGGAGCGGGCGGCATCGGCACATCGGGCCTTGGTGACCCGAGCGATCCGCGGTCTATCGCCTATTTCAATCAGGCCGTGGGTGACCGCGTGCTGTTCGCGGTGGATCAATCCACCCTGTCGCCCGAGGCGCGGATGGTGCTGCAGGGGCAGGCGCAGTGGCTGAACGCCAATGCGTCCTATGCGATCATCATCGAAGGCCATGCCGACGAGCAGGGCACGCGGGAATACAACCTTGCGCTGGGCGCGCGGCGGGCAAGCGCGGTGCAGGATTTCCTGATCTCGCAGGGCGTGGCCCCGAACCGGATGCGGACCGTGTCTTACGGCAAGGAACGCCCGATCGAGGTGTGTTCGGATGAGGCCTGCTATTCCCAGAACCGTCGTGCGGTGACGGTCCTGTCGATGGGGGCGGGGGTCTGACGTGATGCGGGCGCTTCGCCTTCTGGCCCTTGCGGCCTTTTTTCCGGTGGCAGGGTTTGCGCAGGACGCGCAGACCCTTGCCGATATCCGAGCCGAGATCGCGGCGCTTCAGGCCGAGTTCAACGCTCTGAAATCCGAGCTGGTCAGCACCGGGGCGGCGGCGACGGGCGTCGCGGGTGGCGATGCCTTGCAACGGATGGATGCCATTGAGGCCGCGCTGATGCGGTTGACGGGAAAGACGGAAGAGGTGGAGTTGAAGCTGAACCGGGTGGTGGCCGACGGGACGAACCGTATCGGCGATCTGGAGTTCCGGTTGTGCGAATTGGAAGAGGGCTGCGATATCGCGGCCCTTGGTGATACGGCCCCGTTGGGCGGCGCGGGCGGAGGGGCGGTGGCCCCCATTGCCCCCGTGGTGACCGACCCGGCGTCAGGCGGTGCGGTGGCAGGGGGGCCGGAACTGGCCATCGGCGAACAGGCGGATTTCGACCGGGCCAAGGAGGTGCTCGGTCAAGGTGACTTTCGCACCGCTGCAGACCTCTTTGCGACCTTTACCCAATCCTACCCGGGTGGCCCCCTGACGCAGGAAGCGCATTACCTGCGCGGCGATGCGCTGAGCCAAGTGGGCGATACGGCGGGCGCGGCGCGCAGCTATCTTGAGGCCTTTTCGGGCCAACCTTCGGGACCGCAGGCGGCGCCTGCGCTGTTGAAACTGGGTCAGGCGCTTGGGGCCTTGGGGCAGACGCCCGAGGCATGTGTGACCTTGCAAGAGGTGGGCACACGGTTCCCCGGATCGGCGGAGGCCGCATCGGCCGCGTCGGCCATGGCGGGGCTTGGCTGCACCTGACCCGGGATATCGGGCATATCTTTCGCGCAGCGCTTGGCCCTGCGGCGCGCCAGCCCTTGGGTCTGGCGGTTTCGGGCGGTGGAGACAGCGTCGCCCTTCTGCATCTGGCGGTGGAGGCGGGCTGCAAGGTCGCCGTGGCGACCGTGGATCATGGCTTGCGCGAAGAGGCGGCGGCAGAGGCCGCGGCTGTGGCTGCGCGGTGCGAAGCGCTTGGGGTTCCGCATCGCGTTCTGGAATGGCGCTGGAACGGGCGGGGCAATCTGTCGGATGCGGCGCGGCGGGCGCGTATGACGCTGCTGGCCGACTGGGCGCGGGGTGCCGGGCTGGCGGCGGTGGCACTGGGCCATACGCAGGATGATGTGGCCGAAACTTTTCTGATGCGGTTGGCTCGGGATGCCGGAGTGGACGGCTTGGCGGCGATGGCCGCACGGCGCGAGGTGGCGGGTATGGTCTTTCTGCGGCCCCTTATGGGGGTGGGGCGGGCGGAATTGCGTGGCTGGCTTTTGTCGCGCGGGCTGGATTGGGTGGACGACCCGACGAATGAGGATGCGCATTTTGCCCGCGTCCGGGCGCGGCGGGCGATTGCGGCTATGGCCGATGCGGGCGTGGGGGCCGATCAGATCGCCGCGCTGGCCGGGCGGATGACGGATGTCCGCGAGGCGCTGGACGGGTCTGTTGCAGAGGCGGCGGCGCGGATCGCGCGGCTTGACCGGGGGGATGTGATCCTTGAAGGGGCGGGTCTGGCGCAATTGCCCGTGGAAATCCGGCGACGGCTGATGCGCGACGTGGTGATGTGGATTGGATCGGCGGAATATGGCCCACGTGGTGCAGAACTGGAGCGGTTCATCGCGGCGGCTTTGGAGGGGCGGGCGGCCACGCTGGGCGGCTGCCGGATGACGCCGGGGCGCGGGCGATTGCGCATCACCCGCGAGATGCGGGCGGTGGCGGGGCTGGAATGCGCGACGGATCAGGTCTGGGATGGGCGCTGGCGGGTGACGGGGCCGGAAATCGACGGCGATAACAGCGGCTTGACCATCCGTGCGCTGGGCATTGAGGGGCTGGCGCAGATCGCAGGCGCAGAGGCCGCGACGATGCCGCGGCTGTCGCTTTTGGCATCTCCGGCGGTCTGGCGGGGCGACATGCTGGTGGCGGCCCCCTTGGCCGGGCAGGGCGCGGGGTGGAGTGCGGCCTGTGCTGCGCCATTTGGCCCACTGTCTGCGGCACCTTTATCGCATTGAACCCTTGGGGTTTATCTCTATCTTACACAACAACGGGTCACGGGCCGTTTCTGGTGCTGTGGCGTTATGAGGAGGCATTTCGT
Encoded proteins:
- the tolB gene encoding Tol-Pal system beta propeller repeat protein TolB; this encodes MTLIRTLTPVIALALGLMAGASAPVLAQSQGPLRITITDGVIEPLPFAVPMFVAENGAAADYAANITRVIAADLAGTGLFREIPAEAHIARVTSFDAGVSFPDWQAINAQALIVGAVSASGGQIVVKFRLFDVFSGQQMGDGLQFAGTPDTWRRMAHKVADAVYSRITGEGPYFDSRVVYVAESGPKNQRVKRLAVMDYDGANAAYLTDGASIVLAPRFSPTGNQILFTSYESGFPRIYLMDLGSLSVQALAQTEGNMTFAPRFAPDGRTVVFSLERGGNSDIYALDIGSGQVRQLTNSPSIETAPSFSPDGSQIVFESDRTGSQQLYVMPASGGEGRRISNGPGRYGTPVWSPQGDYIAFTKQNAGRFHIGVMRTDGSEERLLTASFLDEGPTWAPNGRVIMFTRESAGAGGQAALFSVDISGRNLRQIPTDGPASDPAWSPLLP
- the pal gene encoding peptidoglycan-associated lipoprotein Pal; translated protein: MTLLPKALLVVAVLGLAACNNPDRFGAGGAGGAGGAGGLGAGGIGTSGLGDPSDPRSIAYFNQAVGDRVLFAVDQSTLSPEARMVLQGQAQWLNANASYAIIIEGHADEQGTREYNLALGARRASAVQDFLISQGVAPNRMRTVSYGKERPIEVCSDEACYSQNRRAVTVLSMGAGV
- the ybgF gene encoding tol-pal system protein YbgF, which gives rise to MRALRLLALAAFFPVAGFAQDAQTLADIRAEIAALQAEFNALKSELVSTGAAATGVAGGDALQRMDAIEAALMRLTGKTEEVELKLNRVVADGTNRIGDLEFRLCELEEGCDIAALGDTAPLGGAGGGAVAPIAPVVTDPASGGAVAGGPELAIGEQADFDRAKEVLGQGDFRTAADLFATFTQSYPGGPLTQEAHYLRGDALSQVGDTAGAARSYLEAFSGQPSGPQAAPALLKLGQALGALGQTPEACVTLQEVGTRFPGSAEAASAASAMAGLGCT
- the tilS gene encoding tRNA lysidine(34) synthetase TilS, whose product is MCDLARGGHTVPRIGGGRIGRVGHGGAWLHLTRDIGHIFRAALGPAARQPLGLAVSGGGDSVALLHLAVEAGCKVAVATVDHGLREEAAAEAAAVAARCEALGVPHRVLEWRWNGRGNLSDAARRARMTLLADWARGAGLAAVALGHTQDDVAETFLMRLARDAGVDGLAAMAARREVAGMVFLRPLMGVGRAELRGWLLSRGLDWVDDPTNEDAHFARVRARRAIAAMADAGVGADQIAALAGRMTDVREALDGSVAEAAARIARLDRGDVILEGAGLAQLPVEIRRRLMRDVVMWIGSAEYGPRGAELERFIAAALEGRAATLGGCRMTPGRGRLRITREMRAVAGLECATDQVWDGRWRVTGPEIDGDNSGLTIRALGIEGLAQIAGAEAATMPRLSLLASPAVWRGDMLVAAPLAGQGAGWSAACAAPFGPLSAAPLSH